From the genome of Pantoea alfalfae, one region includes:
- the guaB gene encoding IMP dehydrogenase, with protein MLRIAKEALTFDDVLLVPAHSTVLPNTADLSTQLTKNIRLNIPMLSAAMDTVTEAGLAIALAQEGGLGFIHKNMSIERQADEVRKVKKHESGVVTEPQTVLPTTPLADVKVLTERNGFAGYPVVNRDNELVGIITGRDVRFVTDLSQPVSAVMTPKDRLVTVKEGEARDVVLHKMHEKRVEKALVVDDSFHLLGMITVKDFQKAERKPNACKDAQGRLRVGAAVGAGAGNEERIDALVAAGVDVLLIDSSHGHSEGVLSRIRETRAKYPDLEIVGGNVATGAGALALVAAGVSAVKVGIGPGSICTTRIVTGVGVPQITAVSDAVTALEGTGIPVIADGGIRFSGDIAKAIAAGASCVMVGSMLAGTEESPGEIELYQGRSFKSYRGMGSLGAMSKGSSDRYFQTDNAADKLVPEGIEGRVAYKGRLKEIVHQQMGGLRSCMGLTGCPTIDDLRTKAEFVRISGAGINESHVHDVTITKESPNYRMGS; from the coding sequence ATGTTAAGAATCGCTAAAGAAGCACTCACTTTTGACGACGTTCTGCTCGTCCCTGCACACTCCACCGTCCTGCCGAATACGGCCGATCTCAGCACTCAGCTGACCAAAAATATCCGTTTAAATATTCCTATGCTCTCCGCTGCCATGGATACCGTGACCGAAGCGGGTCTGGCGATTGCGCTGGCACAGGAAGGCGGTCTTGGCTTCATCCATAAAAACATGTCGATTGAACGCCAGGCGGACGAAGTGCGCAAGGTGAAGAAACATGAAAGCGGCGTGGTTACTGAACCCCAGACCGTTCTGCCAACGACACCCCTGGCTGATGTTAAAGTGCTGACCGAGCGCAACGGCTTTGCGGGCTACCCGGTCGTTAACCGCGACAACGAACTGGTGGGTATCATCACCGGTCGTGACGTGCGCTTTGTGACTGACCTTTCTCAGCCGGTCTCTGCGGTTATGACCCCGAAAGATCGTCTGGTGACGGTGAAAGAGGGCGAAGCGCGCGATGTGGTGCTGCATAAAATGCACGAAAAGCGCGTTGAGAAAGCGCTGGTCGTGGATGACAGCTTCCATCTGCTGGGCATGATTACCGTTAAAGACTTCCAGAAAGCCGAACGCAAACCTAACGCCTGTAAAGATGCGCAGGGTCGTCTGCGTGTGGGTGCAGCGGTGGGTGCCGGTGCCGGTAACGAAGAGCGTATTGATGCGCTGGTCGCAGCGGGCGTTGACGTGCTGCTGATTGACTCTTCACACGGCCATTCTGAAGGCGTGCTGTCACGTATCCGTGAAACCCGTGCTAAATATCCGGACCTGGAAATTGTCGGCGGTAACGTCGCCACTGGTGCAGGCGCACTGGCGCTGGTCGCGGCAGGCGTCAGTGCCGTTAAAGTCGGTATCGGCCCTGGCTCTATCTGTACGACCCGTATTGTCACCGGTGTGGGCGTTCCGCAGATCACTGCCGTTTCTGACGCGGTCACCGCGCTGGAAGGCACCGGCATTCCGGTCATTGCCGATGGCGGTATCCGTTTCTCTGGTGACATCGCCAAAGCGATCGCCGCCGGTGCGTCCTGTGTGATGGTGGGTTCCATGCTGGCGGGGACCGAAGAGTCACCGGGCGAAATCGAACTCTATCAGGGCCGTTCATTCAAATCCTATCGCGGCATGGGCTCACTGGGCGCGATGTCCAAAGGCTCTTCTGACCGTTACTTCCAGACCGATAACGCCGCTGACAAACTGGTGCCGGAAGGTATCGAAGGCCGCGTGGCCTATAAAGGCCGTCTGAAAGAGATCGTACATCAGCAGATGGGCGGCCTGCGTTCGTGCATGGGCCTGACCGGTTGCCCGACCATTGACGACCTGCGCACTAAAGCGGAATTTGTCCGCATCAGCGGCGCGGGCATCAATGAGAGCCACGTGCATGACGTGACCATCACCAAAGAGTCACCAAACTACCGCATGGGTTCATAA
- the ppx gene encoding exopolyphosphatase, translated as MPISHKSTPKPQEFAAIDLGSNSFHMVIARVVDGAMQVLGRLKQRVHLADGLDAQHNLSEEAMERGLACLALFAERLQGFSSSNVTIVGTHTLREAVNAETFLQRAAEVIPYPIEVISGHEEARLIFMGVEHTQPEKGRKLVIDIGGGSTELVIGEDFEPQLVESRRMGCVSFAQLYFPKGEISRENFRRARLAAAQKLETLAWQYRLHGWQYALGASGTIKAACEVLQAMDEKEKLITPERLEKLYDEVMKHKSFAALSLPGLSEERKGVFVPGLAILCGVFDALAIRELRLSDGALREGVLYEMEGRFRHQDIRSRTAQSLANHYAIDSDQARRVLDTTEQLYLQWREQNPKLANPQLAALLKWAAMLHEVGLTINHSALQRHSAYILQNTNLPGFNQDQQMLLAALVRFHRKAVKLDELPRVTLFKKKQFVPLIFLLRLGTLLNNQRQATTRPDALTLKCDDGHWTLIFPAGYFTQNNLVQLDLEREQVYWNDVTGWKLILEEEA; from the coding sequence ATGCCAATTTCTCATAAAAGTACGCCAAAACCCCAGGAGTTTGCGGCGATTGACCTGGGCTCGAACAGTTTCCATATGGTGATTGCGCGGGTTGTCGATGGTGCGATGCAGGTACTGGGCCGCCTTAAACAGCGCGTCCATCTGGCTGACGGGCTGGATGCTCAACACAACCTCAGCGAAGAGGCGATGGAGCGCGGCTTAGCCTGTCTGGCGCTGTTTGCCGAGCGCCTGCAGGGCTTCAGCTCCAGCAACGTGACGATTGTCGGCACCCATACGCTGCGCGAGGCGGTTAACGCCGAAACCTTCCTGCAGCGTGCGGCTGAAGTGATCCCCTATCCGATCGAAGTGATTTCAGGTCATGAAGAGGCGCGTCTGATCTTTATGGGTGTTGAGCACACGCAGCCAGAGAAAGGTCGCAAGCTGGTGATCGACATCGGCGGCGGCTCTACCGAGCTGGTGATTGGCGAGGATTTTGAACCGCAACTGGTTGAGAGCCGGCGCATGGGATGCGTCAGTTTCGCCCAGCTCTATTTCCCGAAAGGCGAAATCAGCCGTGAAAACTTCCGTCGCGCCCGCTTAGCGGCGGCGCAGAAGCTGGAAACGCTGGCGTGGCAATATCGTCTGCATGGCTGGCAATATGCGCTGGGTGCGTCCGGCACCATCAAGGCCGCCTGCGAAGTGCTGCAGGCAATGGATGAGAAAGAGAAGCTGATTACGCCTGAGCGCCTCGAAAAGCTCTATGACGAGGTGATGAAACATAAATCCTTTGCGGCCCTCAGCCTGCCGGGCCTGTCAGAAGAGCGCAAAGGCGTGTTTGTACCCGGACTGGCGATTCTGTGTGGCGTCTTTGATGCGCTGGCGATTCGCGAGCTGCGTCTTTCTGATGGTGCGCTACGTGAAGGCGTGCTCTATGAGATGGAGGGCCGTTTCCGCCATCAGGATATTCGCAGCCGTACAGCACAAAGTCTGGCGAATCATTACGCCATCGACAGCGATCAGGCGCGCCGCGTGCTGGATACCACCGAGCAGCTTTATCTGCAGTGGCGCGAGCAGAACCCGAAACTGGCCAATCCGCAGCTGGCAGCCCTGCTGAAGTGGGCGGCGATGCTGCACGAAGTGGGTCTGACAATTAATCACAGCGCCCTGCAACGTCATTCCGCCTACATTTTGCAAAACACCAACCTGCCTGGCTTCAATCAGGATCAGCAGATGCTGCTGGCGGCGCTGGTCAGATTCCACCGCAAAGCAGTGAAGCTCGACGAGTTGCCGCGCGTGACGCTGTTTAAGAAAAAGCAGTTTGTGCCGCTGATTTTCCTGCTGCGCCTGGGTACTCTGCTGAATAATCAGCGTCAGGCTACTACGCGTCCGGATGCGTTAACCCTGAAATGCGATGACGGCCACTGGACGCTGATTTTCCCGGCGGGCTACTTCACCCAGAACAACCTGGTTCAGCTCGATCTGGAACGTGAGCAGGTTTACTGGAACGACGTAACAGGATGGAAGCTGATCCTCGAAGAAGAAGCCTGA
- a CDS encoding YfgG family protein: protein MNSAISPRRRQKTGTMTRIVLLISFIILFSRLIFILPAAFEHHQQQKAIPEPVTVTSGDTR from the coding sequence GTGAACAGCGCTATTTCTCCCCGAAGACGTCAAAAAACCGGCACCATGACCCGCATTGTGCTGTTGATCAGTTTTATCATTCTCTTTAGTCGCCTGATATTTATCCTGCCCGCTGCCTTCGAGCATCACCAGCAACAGAAAGCGATTCCTGAACCCGTTACCGTCACATCAGGTGATACGCGCTAA
- the xseA gene encoding exodeoxyribonuclease VII large subunit yields the protein MSLPSTANIFTVSRLNTTVRQLLEKEMGLVWISAEISNFTQPASGHWYFTLKDDGAQVRCAMFRNSNRRVTFRPQHGQQVLVRANITLYEPRGDYQLIAESMHPAGEGLLQQQFELLKAKLASEGLFEPQHKQPLPEPARQVGVITSSSGAALHDVLRVLHRRDPSLPVVIYPTVVQGVDAPAAIVRAIEIANLRNECDVLIVGRGGGSLEDLWSFNDERVARAIFASRIPIVSAVGHETDVTIADFVADLRAPTPSAAAEIVSRNQLELLRQLQSQQQRLEMAMDYYLARQQRLYTRLEHRLQQQHPQLRLARQQTALFRLQQRLGEAMETRLRQATRQQDRLAHRLNARQPQQRLFEAQKQLQSWHYRLQQSMATQLNSNKQQFGQLVAQLEGVSPLATLARGFSVTTDIAGQVVKQTAQLQSGDLLRTRLDDGWVESQVTQLLPEKKRRRKTTS from the coding sequence ATGTCGCTGCCATCTACTGCCAATATTTTTACCGTCAGCCGTCTCAATACGACAGTGCGTCAGCTGCTGGAGAAAGAGATGGGCCTGGTCTGGATCAGCGCTGAGATCTCCAACTTCACCCAACCGGCTTCCGGTCACTGGTACTTCACGCTGAAAGATGATGGCGCTCAGGTTCGCTGCGCCATGTTCCGCAACAGCAATCGTCGCGTCACCTTCCGTCCCCAGCATGGTCAGCAGGTACTGGTACGCGCTAACATTACCCTCTATGAACCTCGTGGTGACTATCAGCTGATTGCCGAAAGCATGCATCCGGCGGGGGAAGGCTTGCTGCAGCAGCAGTTTGAACTGCTGAAAGCAAAGCTGGCGAGCGAAGGCTTATTTGAGCCACAGCATAAGCAACCGCTGCCGGAACCGGCGCGTCAGGTCGGGGTGATCACCTCCTCCTCCGGCGCGGCGCTGCACGATGTGTTACGCGTCCTGCATCGCCGGGATCCCTCCCTGCCCGTGGTCATCTACCCGACCGTGGTACAGGGCGTCGATGCGCCAGCCGCTATTGTCCGGGCAATTGAAATTGCCAACCTGCGTAACGAGTGCGATGTGTTAATCGTCGGGCGCGGCGGCGGTTCGCTGGAAGATTTATGGAGCTTTAACGACGAACGGGTGGCGCGCGCCATTTTTGCCAGCCGCATTCCCATCGTCAGCGCCGTCGGTCATGAAACCGACGTCACCATTGCCGACTTCGTCGCCGACTTACGCGCCCCTACCCCTTCAGCAGCCGCAGAAATTGTCAGCCGCAACCAGCTGGAGCTGCTGCGCCAGTTGCAGTCGCAGCAGCAGCGGCTGGAGATGGCGATGGATTACTACCTGGCGCGCCAGCAGCGGCTTTACACGCGTCTTGAGCATCGCCTGCAGCAGCAGCATCCGCAGCTGCGGCTGGCCCGTCAGCAGACCGCCCTGTTCCGCCTGCAACAGCGTCTGGGTGAAGCGATGGAAACGCGCCTGCGTCAGGCCACACGTCAGCAGGATCGCCTGGCGCATCGACTCAACGCCCGGCAGCCGCAGCAGCGTCTGTTCGAGGCGCAAAAACAGCTGCAAAGCTGGCACTATCGCCTGCAGCAGAGCATGGCAACGCAGCTGAACAGCAATAAACAACAGTTTGGTCAGCTGGTCGCACAGCTCGAAGGTGTCAGCCCGCTGGCAACGCTGGCGCGTGGTTTTAGCGTGACCACCGACATCGCCGGTCAGGTGGTGAAGCAAACCGCACAGCTTCAGAGCGGCGACCTGCTGCGCACCCGTCTGGATGATGGCTGGGTTGAAAGCCAGGTGACGCAGCTGTTACCTGAGAAAAAGCGCCGCCGCAAAACCACCTCCTGA
- the mgtE gene encoding magnesium transporter produces MSASHSQRLSEIRHRILTLLLNEHDLVDSLLAKSGDLNPEQQRENAAQRDALEQDILQLHAADLADILEALPEEERQALWRLVPNERRGHVLVEASETVWASLTEEMSDRDILRAIQPLDIDDQVWLARYLPRDLTGRLLATVEPALRARMLDMVQLDRDRVGRVMDFNILTVRDDVTLATVQRFLRKRKDMPNGTDKLFITNKDNQLLGELMLTDILLNKPKTLVSDVMNARPTTFQLNDKAEDAASAFERYNLISAAVTDAKGKLIGRVTIEDIIDLVNAENESNIRKMGGISQEEDVFAPVRKSVRKRWAWLAINLCTAFVASRVIGLFEGTISQIVALATLMPIVAGIGGNTGNQTITMIVRALALHQVEPGNFSFLIVRELGVALINGLFWGGIMGGITWLMYDNMALGGVMMLAMALNLLLAALMGVLVPLVMTKMNRDPAVGSSVLITALTDTGGFFIFLGLATIFLLPH; encoded by the coding sequence GTGTCTGCCTCTCACTCTCAACGTTTAAGTGAAATACGTCATCGCATTCTGACGCTGCTGCTCAACGAGCACGATCTGGTTGATTCTCTGCTGGCGAAATCCGGCGATCTCAATCCTGAACAGCAACGTGAAAATGCGGCCCAGCGTGATGCGCTGGAACAGGACATTCTGCAACTGCATGCCGCTGACCTCGCGGATATTCTCGAAGCCCTGCCCGAAGAGGAGCGTCAGGCGCTATGGCGGCTGGTGCCGAATGAGCGGCGCGGACACGTACTGGTCGAAGCCTCTGAAACGGTCTGGGCCAGCCTCACCGAGGAGATGAGCGATCGCGATATTCTGCGTGCTATCCAGCCGCTGGATATCGACGACCAGGTCTGGCTGGCGCGTTATCTGCCGCGTGACCTGACCGGACGTCTGCTGGCGACCGTGGAGCCTGCTCTGCGCGCCCGCATGCTCGATATGGTACAGCTCGATCGCGATCGCGTGGGCCGGGTGATGGATTTCAATATTCTGACGGTGCGCGACGATGTCACGCTGGCAACGGTACAGCGTTTTCTGCGTAAGCGTAAAGACATGCCAAACGGCACGGATAAGCTGTTTATCACCAATAAAGACAACCAGCTGCTGGGCGAGCTGATGCTGACGGATATCCTGCTTAACAAACCTAAAACCCTGGTCAGCGACGTCATGAACGCGCGCCCGACCACCTTCCAGCTCAACGATAAGGCCGAAGATGCCGCCAGTGCCTTTGAGCGTTATAACCTGATCTCTGCCGCCGTCACTGACGCAAAAGGCAAACTGATTGGCCGTGTGACCATTGAAGACATCATCGACCTGGTGAATGCCGAAAACGAAAGCAACATCCGTAAAATGGGCGGTATCAGTCAGGAAGAGGATGTTTTCGCGCCGGTGCGTAAATCGGTGCGTAAACGCTGGGCCTGGCTGGCGATTAATCTCTGTACCGCCTTTGTCGCCTCGCGGGTCATCGGACTGTTTGAAGGAACGATTTCACAGATCGTCGCCCTCGCCACCCTGATGCCGATTGTCGCGGGTATCGGTGGCAACACCGGTAATCAGACCATTACCATGATTGTGCGGGCGCTGGCCTTACATCAGGTTGAACCGGGCAACTTTTCGTTTTTGATCGTCCGCGAGCTTGGCGTGGCGCTGATCAACGGCCTGTTCTGGGGCGGCATCATGGGCGGCATCACCTGGCTGATGTATGACAATATGGCGCTGGGCGGCGTTATGATGCTGGCCATGGCGCTTAATCTGCTGCTGGCCGCGCTGATGGGCGTGCTGGTGCCGCTGGTCATGACTAAAATGAATCGCGATCCCGCCGTTGGCTCCAGCGTATTGATCACCGCCCTTACCGATACCGGCGGCTTCTTTATCTTCCTGGGACTGGCAACGATCTTCCTGCTGCCGCACTGA
- the guaA gene encoding glutamine-hydrolyzing GMP synthase: MTTENIHKHRILILDFGSQYTQLVARRVRELGVYCELWAWDVTEEQIRQFNPSGIILSGGPESTTELNSPRAPDYVFSAGVPVLGVCYGMQTMAMQLGGTVAGSNEREFGYAQVEVTTPSALVRDIEDAISAAGKPLLDVWMSHGDKVTAIPADFVTVASTETCPFAIMANEEKRFYGVQFHPEVTHTRQGLRMLERFIIDICECEALWTPAKIIEDAVERLREQVGNDKVILGLSGGVDSSVTAMLLHRAIGDRLTCVFVDNGLLRLNEAQQVMDMFGDHFGLNIIHVPAEMRFLDALAGIDEPEAKRKTIGRVFVEVFDEEALKLQDVKWLAQGTIYPDVIESAASATGKAHVIKSHHNVGGLPKEMKMGLVEPLKELFKDEVRKIGLELGLPYDMLYRHPFPGPGLGVRVLGEVKKEYCDLLRRADAIFIEELHKADLYNKVSQAFTVFLPVRSVGVMGDGRKYDWVVSLRAVETIDFMTAHWAHLPYDFLGRVSNRIINEVDGISRVVYDISGKPPATIEWE; this comes from the coding sequence ATGACGACGGAAAATATCCATAAGCACCGCATTCTGATTCTCGATTTCGGCTCACAATATACTCAGCTGGTTGCCCGCCGCGTGCGCGAGCTTGGCGTTTACTGTGAACTCTGGGCATGGGATGTCACCGAAGAGCAGATCCGCCAGTTCAATCCAAGCGGTATCATCCTTTCAGGCGGCCCGGAAAGCACCACCGAACTGAACAGCCCGCGCGCACCTGACTATGTCTTCAGCGCTGGCGTGCCGGTGCTGGGCGTCTGCTACGGTATGCAGACCATGGCGATGCAACTGGGCGGCACCGTTGCTGGCTCAAACGAGCGCGAATTCGGTTATGCGCAGGTCGAAGTCACCACACCAAGTGCGTTGGTTCGCGACATTGAAGATGCGATCAGCGCCGCCGGTAAACCGCTGCTGGATGTCTGGATGAGCCACGGTGACAAAGTCACGGCGATCCCGGCTGACTTCGTCACCGTGGCCAGCACAGAAACCTGTCCGTTCGCCATCATGGCCAACGAAGAGAAGCGTTTCTACGGCGTGCAGTTCCATCCGGAAGTGACTCACACCCGCCAGGGTCTGCGGATGCTCGAGCGCTTCATCATCGACATCTGTGAATGTGAAGCCCTGTGGACGCCTGCCAAAATTATCGAAGATGCCGTTGAGCGCCTGCGTGAGCAGGTGGGTAACGACAAAGTAATCCTCGGTCTGTCAGGTGGTGTGGACTCCTCTGTCACGGCGATGCTGCTGCATCGCGCTATTGGTGATCGTCTGACCTGCGTGTTTGTGGATAACGGTCTGCTGCGTCTGAACGAAGCACAGCAGGTGATGGATATGTTTGGCGACCATTTCGGGCTCAACATTATCCATGTACCGGCTGAAATGCGTTTTCTGGATGCGCTGGCGGGTATCGATGAGCCTGAAGCCAAGCGTAAAACCATTGGTCGCGTCTTTGTGGAAGTGTTCGACGAAGAAGCGCTTAAGCTGCAGGACGTGAAGTGGCTGGCGCAGGGCACCATCTATCCGGACGTGATTGAATCGGCGGCCTCAGCCACCGGTAAAGCGCACGTGATCAAATCGCACCACAACGTCGGTGGCCTGCCGAAAGAGATGAAGATGGGCCTGGTTGAGCCGCTGAAAGAGCTGTTCAAAGACGAAGTGCGCAAAATTGGTCTGGAGCTGGGCCTGCCGTACGATATGCTCTACCGCCATCCGTTCCCGGGTCCGGGTCTGGGTGTGCGCGTGTTGGGCGAAGTGAAGAAAGAGTATTGCGACCTGCTGCGTCGTGCCGATGCTATCTTCATTGAAGAGCTGCACAAAGCGGATCTCTACAACAAAGTCAGCCAGGCGTTCACCGTTTTCCTGCCGGTTCGTTCGGTCGGCGTGATGGGTGATGGCCGTAAGTATGACTGGGTTGTCTCGCTGCGTGCGGTGGAAACCATCGACTTTATGACCGCACACTGGGCGCACCTGCCATATGATTTCCTTGGCCGTGTCTCTAACCGCATCATCAATGAAGTCGACGGCATCTCCCGCGTGGTGTATGACATCAGCGGTAAGCCACCGGCGACGATTGAGTGGGAATAA
- a CDS encoding helix-turn-helix transcriptional regulator: protein MEYCFTLRFSLPEGHAPVDELLETLAAAGCDDALIGLGMPGRIAFEFCRASDSATDVLKQAEEDVLRAIPGATLVEAAPDFVGLTDVAEIIGMTRQNMRKLMLSHRPPFPLPVHDGKTAIWHLSDVLEWLSQRGNYALPAATRELAQVTRQRNLNGSLQRYGLHT from the coding sequence ATGGAATATTGTTTTACGCTGCGGTTCAGCCTGCCGGAAGGGCATGCGCCGGTGGATGAACTGCTTGAAACGCTGGCAGCAGCAGGCTGTGATGATGCGCTGATCGGCCTGGGGATGCCAGGGCGAATAGCATTTGAGTTCTGCCGGGCGTCTGACTCTGCAACGGACGTATTAAAGCAGGCGGAAGAGGATGTACTGCGCGCGATACCGGGTGCCACACTGGTGGAAGCGGCACCCGATTTTGTGGGCCTGACAGACGTGGCGGAGATCATCGGCATGACGCGACAGAATATGCGCAAACTGATGCTTAGCCACCGCCCGCCGTTTCCGCTGCCGGTGCATGACGGTAAAACTGCCATCTGGCACCTGTCGGATGTACTGGAGTGGCTGAGCCAGCGCGGCAATTATGCGCTGCCTGCGGCCACCCGTGAGCTGGCGCAGGTGACGCGGCAGCGCAATCTTAATGGATCGCTTCAACGTTACGGCCTTCACACCTGA
- a CDS encoding DUF3750 domain-containing protein, which yields MLSLKVFSLFFVAVLLLSLGASIAQAARHGESSEPGGWATARRDSAGIAPDPRALYSLAIVQVYAAPTYGWKGRVAVHPWIIFKRAGETRYTRYEVISWGSGDKVRRNTNLPDGYWYGAKPRLLVEHRGPEAEAMIPQIEAAINSYPWPTTYRAWPGPNSNTFLAHIGREVPALRLDLPANALGKDYRPLWRPVGLPPSGRGVQVSILGVAGVTLGAEEGFEMNLLGLNMGLDFSPFRLRLPFIGGLGNDNLQQDKP from the coding sequence ATGCTCTCACTGAAAGTGTTCAGCCTGTTTTTTGTTGCCGTACTGCTGTTATCGCTCGGAGCCAGCATTGCGCAGGCAGCGCGTCACGGCGAAAGTTCAGAGCCAGGTGGCTGGGCGACTGCCCGGCGCGATTCGGCTGGCATAGCGCCCGATCCGCGCGCTTTATATAGCCTGGCTATCGTCCAGGTCTACGCTGCGCCGACCTATGGCTGGAAAGGGCGGGTGGCGGTGCATCCCTGGATCATTTTTAAACGTGCGGGTGAAACGCGCTACACGCGTTATGAAGTGATTAGCTGGGGCAGCGGCGATAAGGTTCGCCGTAACACCAACCTGCCAGATGGCTACTGGTATGGCGCAAAACCGCGGCTGCTGGTGGAACATCGCGGACCGGAAGCCGAAGCGATGATCCCGCAGATAGAAGCCGCCATTAACTCGTATCCGTGGCCGACAACCTACCGTGCCTGGCCAGGACCGAACAGCAATACTTTCCTGGCGCACATTGGCCGCGAAGTGCCAGCCCTGAGGCTTGATCTCCCCGCCAATGCGCTGGGCAAAGATTACCGGCCACTGTGGCGTCCTGTCGGGCTGCCGCCATCCGGGCGCGGTGTGCAGGTGTCGATTCTGGGCGTGGCGGGCGTGACACTGGGTGCAGAAGAGGGATTTGAAATGAACCTGCTGGGTCTGAACATGGGACTCGATTTTTCGCCGTTCCGGCTGCGGCTGCCGTTTATTGGCGGTCTGGGCAACGACAATCTTCAGCAGGATAAGCCCTGA
- the tehB gene encoding tellurite resistance methyltransferase TehB: MTQPTAPLSGENYFAETYGLTPPHSEVVAALPQLNVGKALDLGCGVGRNTLFLNQHGFDVTAWDHNPQSLARLQEIIAQENLSGIHTEQRDLNNTRFNGGFNFVLSTVVMMFLQPQTIPQLIADMQACTVREGYNLIVAAMNTEDMPCPADFAFAFKSGELSHYYRNWHIVKYNEHPGQLHRKDENGNRITCRFATLLAQKASY; encoded by the coding sequence ATGACACAACCAACTGCACCCCTTTCAGGCGAAAACTATTTTGCCGAAACCTATGGTTTAACGCCGCCCCACTCTGAAGTGGTTGCGGCGCTGCCCCAGCTCAACGTCGGCAAGGCGCTTGATCTGGGCTGTGGCGTGGGACGCAATACGCTGTTTCTGAACCAGCACGGCTTTGACGTCACGGCATGGGACCATAATCCGCAAAGCCTGGCGCGCCTGCAGGAAATTATTGCGCAGGAAAATCTCAGCGGCATTCATACCGAGCAGCGCGACCTGAACAACACGCGCTTTAACGGCGGCTTCAACTTTGTGCTGTCGACCGTGGTGATGATGTTCCTGCAGCCGCAGACCATTCCACAGCTGATTGCCGACATGCAGGCCTGTACGGTCAGGGAGGGTTACAACCTGATTGTGGCAGCGATGAACACGGAAGATATGCCCTGCCCGGCTGATTTCGCTTTTGCTTTTAAGTCGGGCGAGTTGAGCCACTATTACCGCAACTGGCACATCGTGAAGTACAATGAACATCCCGGTCAGCTGCATCGCAAAGATGAAAATGGCAACCGCATTACCTGCCGCTTTGCGACGCTGCTGGCGCAAAAAGCGAGTTACTGA